One window of the Pseudomonas sp. S04 genome contains the following:
- a CDS encoding branched-chain amino acid ABC transporter substrate-binding protein, producing the protein MNKATKQISKLFAAMVLAGVASHSFAADTIKIGIAGPKTGPVAQYGDMQFSGAKMAIEQINAKGGVNGKKLEAVEYDDACDPKQAVAVANKVVNDGVKFVVGHLCSSSTQPASDIYEDEGVIMITPAATSPDITARGYKMVFRTIGLDSAQGPAAGNYIADHVKPKIVAVLHDKQQYGEGIATAVKQTLEKKGVKVAVFEGINAGDKDFSSMIAKLKQANVDFVYYGGYHPELGLILRQSQEKGLKAKFMGPEGVGNDSISQIAKDASEGLLVTLPKSFDQDPANVALADAFKAKKEDPSGPFVFPAYSAVEVIAGGITAAKSEDAAKVAEAIHAGTFKTPTGDLSFDAKGDLKDFKFVVYQWHFGKPKTEVSPQ; encoded by the coding sequence TCTGGCCGGGGTTGCCAGCCATTCGTTCGCAGCTGACACCATCAAGATCGGCATTGCCGGCCCTAAAACCGGCCCTGTAGCCCAATACGGCGACATGCAGTTCAGTGGCGCCAAAATGGCCATCGAACAAATCAACGCCAAAGGCGGCGTCAACGGCAAGAAACTCGAAGCCGTTGAATACGATGACGCCTGCGATCCAAAACAAGCCGTGGCCGTTGCCAACAAAGTCGTCAACGATGGCGTCAAGTTCGTGGTCGGTCACCTGTGCTCCAGCTCCACTCAACCGGCTTCCGACATCTACGAAGACGAAGGCGTGATCATGATCACCCCGGCTGCCACCAGCCCGGACATCACCGCCCGTGGTTACAAAATGGTCTTCCGTACCATCGGCCTCGACAGCGCCCAGGGCCCTGCCGCCGGTAACTACATTGCCGATCACGTCAAACCGAAAATCGTTGCCGTCCTGCACGACAAACAGCAATACGGTGAAGGCATCGCCACCGCCGTCAAGCAAACCCTCGAGAAGAAAGGCGTCAAGGTTGCCGTGTTCGAAGGCATCAACGCCGGCGACAAAGACTTCTCCTCGATGATCGCCAAGCTCAAGCAAGCCAACGTCGACTTCGTCTACTACGGCGGCTACCACCCGGAGCTGGGCCTGATCCTGCGTCAATCCCAGGAAAAAGGCCTGAAAGCCAAGTTCATGGGTCCGGAAGGCGTGGGTAACGACTCCATCTCACAGATCGCCAAGGACGCTTCCGAAGGCCTGCTGGTAACCCTGCCGAAGTCCTTCGACCAGGACCCGGCCAACGTTGCCCTGGCTGATGCATTCAAGGCCAAGAAAGAAGACCCGAGCGGCCCGTTCGTGTTCCCGGCGTACTCGGCTGTTGAAGTCATCGCCGGCGGCATCACTGCAGCCAAGAGCGAAGACGCGGCCAAGGTGGCAGAAGCCATCCACGCCGGTACTTTCAAAACCCCGACTGGCGACCTGAGCTTCGACGCCAAGGGCGACCTGAAAGACTTCAAGTTCGTGGTCTACCAGTGGCACTTCGGTAAACCTAAAACCGAAGTTTCGCCTCAGTAA